The following is a genomic window from Bordetella petrii.
CGAGCGCCGCGCGTGTTCGGTCATAGGGATACCAGAAGATGGGGCTGGCGGCACCTTTCGGCGAGTAGTTGACCGGCACCAGACCGCTGGCGTAACGGGCGATGGAGTCGCCGTCGGAACGCGTCACGGCTTGGCGGTCCGTTTCACCCTCGTCTGAAAAGCCCGCGCTGAGCAACTTGACGATTGGTACGTCAAGGCCGTCGAGCCATGTGACGGGCTCGTCGCCGTCGCTACCGTGATCATGGAGGCTCCAGGTCGGCGTGATGATGAAATCGCCCGGATGCATCTCGACCCGCTCGCCATCAACGATAGTATAGGCGCCCTTGCCTTCCATGATCAGTCGTAGCGCGGACGCCGTATGGCGATGCGTAGGCGCTACCTCACCAGGCAGGATGAGTTGGACACCGGCATAAAGCGATGTCGTGATCTGAGACTGCCCACGCAACGCGGGGTTTTCGAGAACGATCACGCGACGTTCCGCTTTTTCGGCGGTGATGAGATGCCCGGCCTTCAGCGCCTTCTCGCGCAGAAGACCGGCCTTCCAGATCACCGGAACCGCTGGCGTACGCGGCTCGCGCGGCACGAGATTTTTCATCACTTCCCAAAGCGGGGCTAGGTTGTTCCGATCCAGTTCGTCGTGAAAGTCGGACAAGACGATATCGGCAGTCTCGGCTGGCTTAACGGTCATTTGAATCTCCACATGACACATTCTGCGTTTGAATGATCTAATGTATTCTACAAAATTCTTATAATGCAAGAAAAATGTTGATTTCGAGATGGAAATGTTGATGCTCCAACTCGCGGGGACGCTGTGAAGCCCACCCGGCAAAGTGACAACAGGAGGAGGGAAATGTCATGGGAGTGGATGTCCGTCTCGCAGACCACCGCAATATTCTGAACATAGCCTCGGTTATCGATAGTGCTCGGCTGAGTCCCTTTCAAATTCGAACGATTGTCTTCTGCGGCTGTGCAGCCGTGCTGGACGGGTTCGATACTCAGATGATTGGATTTCTGGCGCCATCTATTGCGGAAAACTTCGGCCTGGAGGTGGGCTCTTTTGCGCCCGTCTTCGCGGCTGGACTTTTCGGGCTGATGGTCGGTGCTTTGTTACTGGGGCCGATCGCGGATAAGATCGGGCGCCGGTGGCTGGTTATCGCCGCCACCTTCACTTTCGGCCTATTTACGTTTTTGACCGCGAGCGCGTCATCGATCAACGAATTCGTGATTCTCCGCTTTCTAACCGGGCTGGGGTTGGGCGGTGCCATGCCGAATCTAACGGCGCTTGCCACGGAATATTCGCCGCGCAGATATCAAGGCATGATCGTCGCCTGGCTGTTCGCTGGCATCCCGATCGGCGCTATTGTCGGAGGGCTGCTCAGCTCATGGCTCCTGCCTTTCGCGGGATGGCAGGCGGCGTTCCATGTCGGCGGAGTGCTGCCGATGCTGCTCGCTCTGGTGCTTGTATTCACGCTTCCGGAATCGCTGCGCTTCCTCATTCTCAAGCAGGATAATCCGAGACGCGTCCTGGCCATTGCCAACCGCATCGTGCCGTCCGGCTTCCCGCCAGAACAACAATTCAGCTCACCGCAAAAGCCGGTCACGGGTATTCCGGTGCGGCACCTGTTCACCAACGGGCGGTGGAGCGGAACGCTCCTGCTTTGGATTCCCTATTTTATGAACCTGCTCATCATTTATTTTATCATCAGCTGGCTTCCGGCGATGCTGCGCCAATCGGGAATGCCCATAACTGCCGGAATCGAAGCGGCGACGGCATTTAGTTTCGGCGGAGCGATCGGATGTCTTGGGACGGGCAAACTGCTTCAGATGTTCGGCGCACGGAAGGTTGCCTTGATTGAATTCGTCGCTACCATACTGTTCATCCTGCTGTTATCGACCTATTCTGACGCCTATTGGTCCGTCATGCTGATTGCCGGTTTTCTCGGCTTCACGGTCCAAGGGGCACAGGCGGCGCTCAATGCGCTTGTTGCCGGCTTCTACCCGACCGCCATCCGGTCTACGGGCATCGGCTGGGCGCTGGGCATTGGTCGTGTCGGCTCAATCATCGGTCCGCTGATTGGTGGTCTCATGCTCTCAATGCACTGGCAAACTTCAACAATTTTCCTTGCAACCATCGTCCCAGCCTTCCTGGCGGCGACAGCGATAGCCTGCATGATGGCCCGGCGCGGATCGTTTGAGGCCGATGAGGAACCGGCAGCGGCGAGCATCCATTAGGGGGGGCGGAACAAGGTCTGTTCAAAATCCTGCGCTAAGGTCGAACGGACCGTGAACTCTCGTCGCGAACCCGCATAATGGTCTGCCGGCTCGTCGCGAATTTTCTCGCAATCGCCGAAACGCTCATGCCCGTCGCGAGATCGTTGCGGACACGCTGCTTCTGTTCATCGCTGAGCGTGAAGGGCCGGCCGAGGGTCTTGCCCTCCGACTTGGCGCGCTTGAGACCGGATTGCGTCCGCTCGATCAGCAAATCCCGCTCGAATTGGGCGACGGCATTGAGCACGTTCATGGTCATGGTGCCGGCCGAACTGGTGAGGTCGGCGCCGCCGAGCGCGAGGCAATAGACCCTCACGCCCATTTCGGCCAGCGTTCTGACTGTGGTGCTGATGTCGATCGCATCACGGCCGTGGCGGTCGAGCTTTGTCACGA
Proteins encoded in this region:
- a CDS encoding MFS transporter; the protein is MGVDVRLADHRNILNIASVIDSARLSPFQIRTIVFCGCAAVLDGFDTQMIGFLAPSIAENFGLEVGSFAPVFAAGLFGLMVGALLLGPIADKIGRRWLVIAATFTFGLFTFLTASASSINEFVILRFLTGLGLGGAMPNLTALATEYSPRRYQGMIVAWLFAGIPIGAIVGGLLSSWLLPFAGWQAAFHVGGVLPMLLALVLVFTLPESLRFLILKQDNPRRVLAIANRIVPSGFPPEQQFSSPQKPVTGIPVRHLFTNGRWSGTLLLWIPYFMNLLIIYFIISWLPAMLRQSGMPITAGIEAATAFSFGGAIGCLGTGKLLQMFGARKVALIEFVATILFILLLSTYSDAYWSVMLIAGFLGFTVQGAQAALNALVAGFYPTAIRSTGIGWALGIGRVGSIIGPLIGGLMLSMHWQTSTIFLATIVPAFLAATAIACMMARRGSFEADEEPAAASIH
- the gtdA gene encoding gentisate 1,2-dioxygenase, producing the protein MTVKPAETADIVLSDFHDELDRNNLAPLWEVMKNLVPREPRTPAVPVIWKAGLLREKALKAGHLITAEKAERRVIVLENPALRGQSQITTSLYAGVQLILPGEVAPTHRHTASALRLIMEGKGAYTIVDGERVEMHPGDFIITPTWSLHDHGSDGDEPVTWLDGLDVPIVKLLSAGFSDEGETDRQAVTRSDGDSIARYASGLVPVNYSPKGAASPIFWYPYDRTRAALEKMRKIDEWDGAEGLRLAFTDPTTGESPIRTMGAFMQLLPGGFSGTDIRSTDGAVYSVVEGEGTVKVGDQEWQVKPRDVFVVPSWTWHSFAAHDDLILFSFSDKPLQEKLGFWREQRK